One segment of Mastomys coucha isolate ucsf_1 unplaced genomic scaffold, UCSF_Mcou_1 pScaffold23, whole genome shotgun sequence DNA contains the following:
- the Acvr2b gene encoding activin receptor type-2B isoform X5 — translation MTAPWAALALLWGSLCAGSGRGEAETRECIYYNANWELERTNQSGLERCEGEQDKRLHCYASWRNSSGTIELVKKGCWLDDFNCYDRQECVATEENPQVYFCCCEGNFCNERFTHLPEPGGPEVTYEPPPTAPTLLTVLAYSLLPIGGLSLIVLLAFWMYRHRKPPYGHVDIHEDPGPPPPSPLVSLKPLQLLEIKARGRFGCVWKAQLMNDFVAVKIFPLQDKQSWQSEREIFSTPGMKHENLLQFIAAEKRGSNLEVELWLITAFHDKGSLTDYLKGNIITWNELCHVAETMSRGLSYLHEDVPWCRGEGHKPSIAHRDFKSKNVLLKSDLTAVLADFGLAVRFEPGKPPGDTHGQVGTRRYMAPEVLEGAINFQRDAFLRIDMYAMGLVLWELVSRCKAADGPVDEYMLPFEEEIGQHPSLEELQEVVVHKKMRPAIKDHWLKHPGLAQLCVTIEECWDHDAEARLSAGCVEERVSLIRRSVNGTTSDCLVSLVTSVTNVDLLPKESSI, via the exons ATGACGGCGCCCTGGGCGGCCCTCGCCCTTCTCTGGGGATCGCTGTGCGCCG GTTCCGGGCGAGGGGAGGCTGAGACTCGGGAGTGCATCTATTACAACGCCAACTGGGAGCTGGAGCGCACCAACCAGAGCGGCCTGGAGCGCTGCGAGGGGGAACAGGACAAGCGCTTGCACTGCTATGCCTCGTGGCGCAACAGCTCGGGCACCATCGAGCTGGTGAAGAAGGGCTGCTGGCTAGATGACTTCAATTGCTACGACAG GCAGGAGTGTGTGGCCACTGAGGAGAACCCCCAGGTGTACTTCTGCTGCTGCGAAGGCAACTTCTGCAACGAGCGCTTCACCCACTTGCCGGAGCCTGGGGGCCCAGAAG TCACGTACGAGCCACCCCCGACAGCCCCCACCCTGCTCACGGTGCTGGCCTATTCGCTGCTGCCCATTGGAGGCCTCTCTCTCATCGTCCTGCTGGCCTTCTGGATGTATCGGCATCGAAAGCCTCCGTACGGCCATGTGGACATCCACGAG GACCCTGGGCCTCCACCCCCGTCCCCTCTGGTGAGCCTGAAGCCACTGCAGTTGCTGGAGATCAAGGCTCGGGGTCGCTTTGGCTGCGTTTGGAAGGCTCAGCTCATGAACGACTTTGTGGCTGTGAAGATCTTCCCACTTCAG GACAAACAGTCGTGGCAGAGTGAACGGGAAATCTTCAGCACACCCGGCATGAAGCACGAAAACCTGTTGCAGTTCATTGCTGCCGAGAAACGAGGCTCCAACCTGGAGGTGGAGCTGTGGCTCATCACGGCCTTCCATGACAAG GGCTCCCTCACGGATTACCTCAAGGGGAACATCATCACGTGGAACGAACTGTGCCATGTGGCAGAGACGATGTCACGAGGCCTCTCGTACCTGCATGAGGATGTGCCGTGGTGTCGTGGTGAGGGCCACAAGCCTTCGATTGCCCACAG GGACTTCAAAAGCAAGAATGTACTGCTGAAGAGTGACCTCACCGCCGTGCTGGCTGACTTTGGCCTGGCTGTTCGGTTTGAGCCAGGGAAGCCTCCAGGGGATACCCATGGACAG GTTGGCACCAGACGGTACATGGCCCCCGAGGTGCTGGAGGGAGCCATCAACTTCCAGAGAGACGCCTTCCTGCGTATCGACATGTACGCCATGGGCCTGGTGCTGTGGGAGCTCGTCTCTCGGTGCAAGGCTGCCGACG GGCCTGTTGATGAGTACATGCTGCCCTTCGAGGAGGAGATTGGCCAACACCCTTCGCTGGAGGAACTTCAGGAGGTGGTTGTCCACAAGAAGATGAGGCCCGCCATTAAGGATCACTGGCTGAAGCACCCG GGCCTGGCCCAGCTCTGCGTGACCATCGAGGAGTGCTGGGACCACGATGCAGAGGCTCGCCTCTCTGCAGGCTGTGTGGAGGAGCGGGTATCCCTGATCAGGAGGTCGGTCAACGGCACTACCTCGGACTGTCTGGTCTCTCTGGTGACCTCCGTCACCAATGTGGACCTGCTCCCTAAAGAGTCCAGCATCTAA
- the Acvr2b gene encoding activin receptor type-2B isoform X2, translating to MTAPWAALALLWGSLCAGSGRGEAETRECIYYNANWELERTNQSGLERCEGEQDKRLHCYASWRNSSGTIELVKKGCWLDDFNCYDRQECVATEENPQVYFCCCEGNFCNERFTHLPEPGGPEVTYEPPPTAPTLLTVLAYSLLPIGGLSLIVLLAFWMYRHRKPPYGHVDIHEVRQCQPWAGRKVGRAGSLKPLLFQDPGPPPPSPLVSLKPLQLLEIKARGRFGCVWKAQLMNDFVAVKIFPLQDKQSWQSEREIFSTPGMKHENLLQFIAAEKRGSNLEVELWLITAFHDKGSLTDYLKGNIITWNELCHVAETMSRGLSYLHEDVPWCRGEGHKPSIAHRDFKSKNVLLKSDLTAVLADFGLAVRFEPGKPPGDTHGQVGTRRYMAPEVLEGAINFQRDAFLRIDMYAMGLVLWELVSRCKAADGPVDEYMLPFEEEIGQHPSLEELQEVVVHKKMRPAIKDHWLKHPGLAQLCVTIEECWDHDAEARLSAGCVEERVSLIRRSVNGTTSDCLVSLVTSVTNVDLLPKESSI from the exons ATGACGGCGCCCTGGGCGGCCCTCGCCCTTCTCTGGGGATCGCTGTGCGCCG GTTCCGGGCGAGGGGAGGCTGAGACTCGGGAGTGCATCTATTACAACGCCAACTGGGAGCTGGAGCGCACCAACCAGAGCGGCCTGGAGCGCTGCGAGGGGGAACAGGACAAGCGCTTGCACTGCTATGCCTCGTGGCGCAACAGCTCGGGCACCATCGAGCTGGTGAAGAAGGGCTGCTGGCTAGATGACTTCAATTGCTACGACAG GCAGGAGTGTGTGGCCACTGAGGAGAACCCCCAGGTGTACTTCTGCTGCTGCGAAGGCAACTTCTGCAACGAGCGCTTCACCCACTTGCCGGAGCCTGGGGGCCCAGAAG TCACGTACGAGCCACCCCCGACAGCCCCCACCCTGCTCACGGTGCTGGCCTATTCGCTGCTGCCCATTGGAGGCCTCTCTCTCATCGTCCTGCTGGCCTTCTGGATGTATCGGCATCGAAAGCCTCCGTACGGCCATGTGGACATCCACGAGGTGAGACAGTGCCAGCCTTGGGCAGGGAGAAAGGTTGGCCGTGCAGGCTCCCTGAAGCCCTTGCTTTTCCAGGACCCTGGGCCTCCACCCCCGTCCCCTCTGGTGAGCCTGAAGCCACTGCAGTTGCTGGAGATCAAGGCTCGGGGTCGCTTTGGCTGCGTTTGGAAGGCTCAGCTCATGAACGACTTTGTGGCTGTGAAGATCTTCCCACTTCAG GACAAACAGTCGTGGCAGAGTGAACGGGAAATCTTCAGCACACCCGGCATGAAGCACGAAAACCTGTTGCAGTTCATTGCTGCCGAGAAACGAGGCTCCAACCTGGAGGTGGAGCTGTGGCTCATCACGGCCTTCCATGACAAG GGCTCCCTCACGGATTACCTCAAGGGGAACATCATCACGTGGAACGAACTGTGCCATGTGGCAGAGACGATGTCACGAGGCCTCTCGTACCTGCATGAGGATGTGCCGTGGTGTCGTGGTGAGGGCCACAAGCCTTCGATTGCCCACAG GGACTTCAAAAGCAAGAATGTACTGCTGAAGAGTGACCTCACCGCCGTGCTGGCTGACTTTGGCCTGGCTGTTCGGTTTGAGCCAGGGAAGCCTCCAGGGGATACCCATGGACAG GTTGGCACCAGACGGTACATGGCCCCCGAGGTGCTGGAGGGAGCCATCAACTTCCAGAGAGACGCCTTCCTGCGTATCGACATGTACGCCATGGGCCTGGTGCTGTGGGAGCTCGTCTCTCGGTGCAAGGCTGCCGACG GGCCTGTTGATGAGTACATGCTGCCCTTCGAGGAGGAGATTGGCCAACACCCTTCGCTGGAGGAACTTCAGGAGGTGGTTGTCCACAAGAAGATGAGGCCCGCCATTAAGGATCACTGGCTGAAGCACCCG GGCCTGGCCCAGCTCTGCGTGACCATCGAGGAGTGCTGGGACCACGATGCAGAGGCTCGCCTCTCTGCAGGCTGTGTGGAGGAGCGGGTATCCCTGATCAGGAGGTCGGTCAACGGCACTACCTCGGACTGTCTGGTCTCTCTGGTGACCTCCGTCACCAATGTGGACCTGCTCCCTAAAGAGTCCAGCATCTAA
- the Acvr2b gene encoding activin receptor type-2B isoform X4: MPFPPGGPALWRSEEPRRLWARDARARGQLHPKGSGRGEAETRECIYYNANWELERTNQSGLERCEGEQDKRLHCYASWRNSSGTIELVKKGCWLDDFNCYDRQECVATEENPQVYFCCCEGNFCNERFTHLPEPGGPEAPTLLTVLAYSLLPIGGLSLIVLLAFWMYRHRKPPYGHVDIHEDPGPPPPSPLVSLKPLQLLEIKARGRFGCVWKAQLMNDFVAVKIFPLQDKQSWQSEREIFSTPGMKHENLLQFIAAEKRGSNLEVELWLITAFHDKGSLTDYLKGNIITWNELCHVAETMSRGLSYLHEDVPWCRGEGHKPSIAHRDFKSKNVLLKSDLTAVLADFGLAVRFEPGKPPGDTHGQVGTRRYMAPEVLEGAINFQRDAFLRIDMYAMGLVLWELVSRCKAADGPVDEYMLPFEEEIGQHPSLEELQEVVVHKKMRPAIKDHWLKHPGLAQLCVTIEECWDHDAEARLSAGCVEERVSLIRRSVNGTTSDCLVSLVTSVTNVDLLPKESSI; encoded by the exons ATGCCCTTTCCTCCCGGTGGGCCTGCCCTGTGGCGCTCTGAGGAGCCTCGGCGGCTGTGGGCCAGGGATGCCAGGGCAAGGGGGCAGCTTCACCCCAAAG GTTCCGGGCGAGGGGAGGCTGAGACTCGGGAGTGCATCTATTACAACGCCAACTGGGAGCTGGAGCGCACCAACCAGAGCGGCCTGGAGCGCTGCGAGGGGGAACAGGACAAGCGCTTGCACTGCTATGCCTCGTGGCGCAACAGCTCGGGCACCATCGAGCTGGTGAAGAAGGGCTGCTGGCTAGATGACTTCAATTGCTACGACAG GCAGGAGTGTGTGGCCACTGAGGAGAACCCCCAGGTGTACTTCTGCTGCTGCGAAGGCAACTTCTGCAACGAGCGCTTCACCCACTTGCCGGAGCCTGGGGGCCCAGAAG CCCCCACCCTGCTCACGGTGCTGGCCTATTCGCTGCTGCCCATTGGAGGCCTCTCTCTCATCGTCCTGCTGGCCTTCTGGATGTATCGGCATCGAAAGCCTCCGTACGGCCATGTGGACATCCACGAG GACCCTGGGCCTCCACCCCCGTCCCCTCTGGTGAGCCTGAAGCCACTGCAGTTGCTGGAGATCAAGGCTCGGGGTCGCTTTGGCTGCGTTTGGAAGGCTCAGCTCATGAACGACTTTGTGGCTGTGAAGATCTTCCCACTTCAG GACAAACAGTCGTGGCAGAGTGAACGGGAAATCTTCAGCACACCCGGCATGAAGCACGAAAACCTGTTGCAGTTCATTGCTGCCGAGAAACGAGGCTCCAACCTGGAGGTGGAGCTGTGGCTCATCACGGCCTTCCATGACAAG GGCTCCCTCACGGATTACCTCAAGGGGAACATCATCACGTGGAACGAACTGTGCCATGTGGCAGAGACGATGTCACGAGGCCTCTCGTACCTGCATGAGGATGTGCCGTGGTGTCGTGGTGAGGGCCACAAGCCTTCGATTGCCCACAG GGACTTCAAAAGCAAGAATGTACTGCTGAAGAGTGACCTCACCGCCGTGCTGGCTGACTTTGGCCTGGCTGTTCGGTTTGAGCCAGGGAAGCCTCCAGGGGATACCCATGGACAG GTTGGCACCAGACGGTACATGGCCCCCGAGGTGCTGGAGGGAGCCATCAACTTCCAGAGAGACGCCTTCCTGCGTATCGACATGTACGCCATGGGCCTGGTGCTGTGGGAGCTCGTCTCTCGGTGCAAGGCTGCCGACG GGCCTGTTGATGAGTACATGCTGCCCTTCGAGGAGGAGATTGGCCAACACCCTTCGCTGGAGGAACTTCAGGAGGTGGTTGTCCACAAGAAGATGAGGCCCGCCATTAAGGATCACTGGCTGAAGCACCCG GGCCTGGCCCAGCTCTGCGTGACCATCGAGGAGTGCTGGGACCACGATGCAGAGGCTCGCCTCTCTGCAGGCTGTGTGGAGGAGCGGGTATCCCTGATCAGGAGGTCGGTCAACGGCACTACCTCGGACTGTCTGGTCTCTCTGGTGACCTCCGTCACCAATGTGGACCTGCTCCCTAAAGAGTCCAGCATCTAA
- the Acvr2b gene encoding activin receptor type-2B isoform X3, producing the protein MPFPPGGPALWRSEEPRRLWARDARARGQLHPKGSGRGEAETRECIYYNANWELERTNQSGLERCEGEQDKRLHCYASWRNSSGTIELVKKGCWLDDFNCYDRQECVATEENPQVYFCCCEGNFCNERFTHLPEPGGPEVTYEPPPTAPTLLTVLAYSLLPIGGLSLIVLLAFWMYRHRKPPYGHVDIHEDPGPPPPSPLVSLKPLQLLEIKARGRFGCVWKAQLMNDFVAVKIFPLQDKQSWQSEREIFSTPGMKHENLLQFIAAEKRGSNLEVELWLITAFHDKGSLTDYLKGNIITWNELCHVAETMSRGLSYLHEDVPWCRGEGHKPSIAHRDFKSKNVLLKSDLTAVLADFGLAVRFEPGKPPGDTHGQVGTRRYMAPEVLEGAINFQRDAFLRIDMYAMGLVLWELVSRCKAADGPVDEYMLPFEEEIGQHPSLEELQEVVVHKKMRPAIKDHWLKHPGLAQLCVTIEECWDHDAEARLSAGCVEERVSLIRRSVNGTTSDCLVSLVTSVTNVDLLPKESSI; encoded by the exons ATGCCCTTTCCTCCCGGTGGGCCTGCCCTGTGGCGCTCTGAGGAGCCTCGGCGGCTGTGGGCCAGGGATGCCAGGGCAAGGGGGCAGCTTCACCCCAAAG GTTCCGGGCGAGGGGAGGCTGAGACTCGGGAGTGCATCTATTACAACGCCAACTGGGAGCTGGAGCGCACCAACCAGAGCGGCCTGGAGCGCTGCGAGGGGGAACAGGACAAGCGCTTGCACTGCTATGCCTCGTGGCGCAACAGCTCGGGCACCATCGAGCTGGTGAAGAAGGGCTGCTGGCTAGATGACTTCAATTGCTACGACAG GCAGGAGTGTGTGGCCACTGAGGAGAACCCCCAGGTGTACTTCTGCTGCTGCGAAGGCAACTTCTGCAACGAGCGCTTCACCCACTTGCCGGAGCCTGGGGGCCCAGAAG TCACGTACGAGCCACCCCCGACAGCCCCCACCCTGCTCACGGTGCTGGCCTATTCGCTGCTGCCCATTGGAGGCCTCTCTCTCATCGTCCTGCTGGCCTTCTGGATGTATCGGCATCGAAAGCCTCCGTACGGCCATGTGGACATCCACGAG GACCCTGGGCCTCCACCCCCGTCCCCTCTGGTGAGCCTGAAGCCACTGCAGTTGCTGGAGATCAAGGCTCGGGGTCGCTTTGGCTGCGTTTGGAAGGCTCAGCTCATGAACGACTTTGTGGCTGTGAAGATCTTCCCACTTCAG GACAAACAGTCGTGGCAGAGTGAACGGGAAATCTTCAGCACACCCGGCATGAAGCACGAAAACCTGTTGCAGTTCATTGCTGCCGAGAAACGAGGCTCCAACCTGGAGGTGGAGCTGTGGCTCATCACGGCCTTCCATGACAAG GGCTCCCTCACGGATTACCTCAAGGGGAACATCATCACGTGGAACGAACTGTGCCATGTGGCAGAGACGATGTCACGAGGCCTCTCGTACCTGCATGAGGATGTGCCGTGGTGTCGTGGTGAGGGCCACAAGCCTTCGATTGCCCACAG GGACTTCAAAAGCAAGAATGTACTGCTGAAGAGTGACCTCACCGCCGTGCTGGCTGACTTTGGCCTGGCTGTTCGGTTTGAGCCAGGGAAGCCTCCAGGGGATACCCATGGACAG GTTGGCACCAGACGGTACATGGCCCCCGAGGTGCTGGAGGGAGCCATCAACTTCCAGAGAGACGCCTTCCTGCGTATCGACATGTACGCCATGGGCCTGGTGCTGTGGGAGCTCGTCTCTCGGTGCAAGGCTGCCGACG GGCCTGTTGATGAGTACATGCTGCCCTTCGAGGAGGAGATTGGCCAACACCCTTCGCTGGAGGAACTTCAGGAGGTGGTTGTCCACAAGAAGATGAGGCCCGCCATTAAGGATCACTGGCTGAAGCACCCG GGCCTGGCCCAGCTCTGCGTGACCATCGAGGAGTGCTGGGACCACGATGCAGAGGCTCGCCTCTCTGCAGGCTGTGTGGAGGAGCGGGTATCCCTGATCAGGAGGTCGGTCAACGGCACTACCTCGGACTGTCTGGTCTCTCTGGTGACCTCCGTCACCAATGTGGACCTGCTCCCTAAAGAGTCCAGCATCTAA
- the Acvr2b gene encoding activin receptor type-2B isoform X1, producing MPFPPGGPALWRSEEPRRLWARDARARGQLHPKGSGRGEAETRECIYYNANWELERTNQSGLERCEGEQDKRLHCYASWRNSSGTIELVKKGCWLDDFNCYDRQECVATEENPQVYFCCCEGNFCNERFTHLPEPGGPEVTYEPPPTAPTLLTVLAYSLLPIGGLSLIVLLAFWMYRHRKPPYGHVDIHEVRQCQPWAGRKVGRAGSLKPLLFQDPGPPPPSPLVSLKPLQLLEIKARGRFGCVWKAQLMNDFVAVKIFPLQDKQSWQSEREIFSTPGMKHENLLQFIAAEKRGSNLEVELWLITAFHDKGSLTDYLKGNIITWNELCHVAETMSRGLSYLHEDVPWCRGEGHKPSIAHRDFKSKNVLLKSDLTAVLADFGLAVRFEPGKPPGDTHGQVGTRRYMAPEVLEGAINFQRDAFLRIDMYAMGLVLWELVSRCKAADGPVDEYMLPFEEEIGQHPSLEELQEVVVHKKMRPAIKDHWLKHPGLAQLCVTIEECWDHDAEARLSAGCVEERVSLIRRSVNGTTSDCLVSLVTSVTNVDLLPKESSI from the exons ATGCCCTTTCCTCCCGGTGGGCCTGCCCTGTGGCGCTCTGAGGAGCCTCGGCGGCTGTGGGCCAGGGATGCCAGGGCAAGGGGGCAGCTTCACCCCAAAG GTTCCGGGCGAGGGGAGGCTGAGACTCGGGAGTGCATCTATTACAACGCCAACTGGGAGCTGGAGCGCACCAACCAGAGCGGCCTGGAGCGCTGCGAGGGGGAACAGGACAAGCGCTTGCACTGCTATGCCTCGTGGCGCAACAGCTCGGGCACCATCGAGCTGGTGAAGAAGGGCTGCTGGCTAGATGACTTCAATTGCTACGACAG GCAGGAGTGTGTGGCCACTGAGGAGAACCCCCAGGTGTACTTCTGCTGCTGCGAAGGCAACTTCTGCAACGAGCGCTTCACCCACTTGCCGGAGCCTGGGGGCCCAGAAG TCACGTACGAGCCACCCCCGACAGCCCCCACCCTGCTCACGGTGCTGGCCTATTCGCTGCTGCCCATTGGAGGCCTCTCTCTCATCGTCCTGCTGGCCTTCTGGATGTATCGGCATCGAAAGCCTCCGTACGGCCATGTGGACATCCACGAGGTGAGACAGTGCCAGCCTTGGGCAGGGAGAAAGGTTGGCCGTGCAGGCTCCCTGAAGCCCTTGCTTTTCCAGGACCCTGGGCCTCCACCCCCGTCCCCTCTGGTGAGCCTGAAGCCACTGCAGTTGCTGGAGATCAAGGCTCGGGGTCGCTTTGGCTGCGTTTGGAAGGCTCAGCTCATGAACGACTTTGTGGCTGTGAAGATCTTCCCACTTCAG GACAAACAGTCGTGGCAGAGTGAACGGGAAATCTTCAGCACACCCGGCATGAAGCACGAAAACCTGTTGCAGTTCATTGCTGCCGAGAAACGAGGCTCCAACCTGGAGGTGGAGCTGTGGCTCATCACGGCCTTCCATGACAAG GGCTCCCTCACGGATTACCTCAAGGGGAACATCATCACGTGGAACGAACTGTGCCATGTGGCAGAGACGATGTCACGAGGCCTCTCGTACCTGCATGAGGATGTGCCGTGGTGTCGTGGTGAGGGCCACAAGCCTTCGATTGCCCACAG GGACTTCAAAAGCAAGAATGTACTGCTGAAGAGTGACCTCACCGCCGTGCTGGCTGACTTTGGCCTGGCTGTTCGGTTTGAGCCAGGGAAGCCTCCAGGGGATACCCATGGACAG GTTGGCACCAGACGGTACATGGCCCCCGAGGTGCTGGAGGGAGCCATCAACTTCCAGAGAGACGCCTTCCTGCGTATCGACATGTACGCCATGGGCCTGGTGCTGTGGGAGCTCGTCTCTCGGTGCAAGGCTGCCGACG GGCCTGTTGATGAGTACATGCTGCCCTTCGAGGAGGAGATTGGCCAACACCCTTCGCTGGAGGAACTTCAGGAGGTGGTTGTCCACAAGAAGATGAGGCCCGCCATTAAGGATCACTGGCTGAAGCACCCG GGCCTGGCCCAGCTCTGCGTGACCATCGAGGAGTGCTGGGACCACGATGCAGAGGCTCGCCTCTCTGCAGGCTGTGTGGAGGAGCGGGTATCCCTGATCAGGAGGTCGGTCAACGGCACTACCTCGGACTGTCTGGTCTCTCTGGTGACCTCCGTCACCAATGTGGACCTGCTCCCTAAAGAGTCCAGCATCTAA